From Microbacterium sp. YJN-G, a single genomic window includes:
- a CDS encoding ParA family protein gives MAEKATKSRSKATKGDDTPIGPTGRPYQGFAIPAPLDSHGPARIIALCNQKGGVGKTTTSINLAAALAEYGRKVLAVDFDPQGALSAGLGIPTHDVPTVYDLLLDTKRDPHDAIVTSATPNLDVLPANIDLSAAEVHLVNEVARETILSRVLRQVAGEYDVILIDCQPSLGLLTVNALTAAHGVLIPLECEFFALRGVALLIETIDKVRDRLNPSITLDGLLATMYDPRTLHSREVLERVVEAFGDDVLETVIGRTVKFPDASVSGVPITEFAPEHAAAQAYLRLARELVARGAVA, from the coding sequence GTGGCGGAGAAGGCGACGAAGTCCAGGTCGAAGGCGACGAAGGGTGACGACACCCCCATCGGCCCGACCGGCCGCCCCTACCAGGGGTTCGCGATCCCCGCACCGCTCGACTCGCACGGGCCCGCACGCATCATCGCGCTGTGCAACCAGAAGGGCGGCGTCGGCAAGACGACAACCTCGATCAACCTGGCCGCAGCGCTCGCCGAGTACGGGCGCAAGGTGCTCGCCGTCGACTTCGACCCGCAGGGCGCGCTCTCGGCGGGCCTCGGCATCCCGACCCATGATGTCCCGACGGTGTACGACCTGCTGCTGGACACCAAGCGCGACCCGCATGACGCGATCGTGACGTCTGCCACGCCGAACCTCGACGTGCTGCCGGCGAACATCGACCTGTCCGCGGCCGAGGTGCACCTCGTCAACGAGGTCGCCCGCGAGACCATTCTGTCGCGCGTGCTGCGCCAGGTGGCGGGGGAGTACGACGTCATCCTCATCGACTGCCAGCCCTCGCTCGGGCTGCTGACGGTCAACGCCCTCACCGCCGCGCACGGCGTGCTCATCCCGCTGGAGTGCGAGTTCTTCGCGCTGCGCGGCGTGGCGCTGCTGATCGAGACGATCGACAAGGTGCGCGACCGGCTCAACCCGTCGATCACGCTCGACGGTCTGCTCGCGACGATGTACGACCCGCGCACGCTGCACTCCCGTGAGGTGCTCGAGCGCGTGGTCGAGGCGTTCGGCGACGACGTGCTCGAGACCGTGATCGGCCGCACCGTGAAGTTCCCCGACGCCTCCGTGTCGGGTGTGCCCATCACCGAGTTCGCGCCGGAGCACGCAGCCGCCCAGGCCTACCTGCGACTGGCGCGGGAGCTGGTCGCCCGTGGCGCCGTCGCCTGA
- the xerD gene encoding site-specific tyrosine recombinase XerD, producing the protein MQLDRALNAYLRHVTIERGLSEHTIAAYRRDLVAYVDWLAAQGIETTDAVTPAVVTAFIAERSAAVPPPAATSLARLQSSVRSWHRFLAREAITTDDPTGRLRPPKTPRRLPKALTIEQVERLLAAPSPDEPIGIRDRALLELLYATGARVSEAVSLDVDDLAYGDVLRLRGKGDKERIVPVGSYARAAVDAYLTRVRPELAAKGRATARLFLGARGAPLSRQSAWLVIRAAAERAQISAEVSPHTLRHSFATHLLQGGADVRVVQELLGHASVATTQIYTHVSVDTLRDIYITSHPRAR; encoded by the coding sequence GTGCAGCTCGATCGTGCGCTGAACGCGTACCTCAGGCACGTCACGATCGAGCGCGGCCTCTCGGAGCACACGATCGCCGCGTACCGGCGAGACCTCGTCGCGTACGTCGACTGGCTCGCCGCCCAGGGGATCGAGACGACGGATGCCGTGACCCCGGCGGTCGTGACGGCGTTCATCGCCGAACGATCGGCCGCCGTTCCGCCACCCGCCGCGACGAGCCTCGCGCGGCTGCAGTCGTCGGTGCGAAGCTGGCACCGGTTCCTGGCCCGCGAGGCGATCACGACCGACGACCCGACCGGACGGCTGCGTCCCCCCAAGACGCCGCGGAGGCTGCCGAAGGCGCTCACGATCGAACAGGTCGAGCGGCTGCTGGCGGCGCCCTCGCCGGACGAGCCGATCGGCATCCGGGATCGTGCGCTGCTCGAGCTGCTGTACGCGACCGGCGCCCGCGTCTCGGAGGCCGTCTCGCTCGACGTCGACGACCTCGCGTACGGCGACGTGCTGCGCCTGCGCGGCAAGGGCGACAAGGAGCGGATCGTGCCGGTCGGCTCCTACGCGCGCGCCGCCGTCGACGCGTACCTGACCCGGGTGCGTCCCGAGCTCGCCGCCAAGGGTCGGGCCACCGCACGGCTCTTCCTCGGCGCACGCGGAGCCCCGCTGTCGAGGCAGAGTGCCTGGCTGGTCATCCGGGCCGCCGCCGAGCGCGCCCAGATCAGCGCAGAGGTCTCTCCGCACACCCTGCGCCACTCGTTCGCCACCCACCTGCTGCAGGGCGGCGCCGACGTACGCGTGGTGCAGGAGCTGCTGGGTCACGCGTCCGTGGCGACGACCCAGATCTACACGCACGTCTCGGTCGACACGCTGCGTGACATCTACATCACCTCGCACCCCAGGGCGCGCTGA
- a CDS encoding NUDIX domain-containing protein, whose amino-acid sequence MTSLHDEPFEPEVLSSDLAFAGAVWDVRDDRVRYGDGEIRRQYVAHTGAVAVVALDDQDRVLLIQQYRHPIRHRDWELPAGLLDIPGEDPLLAAQRELAEEADITAREWEHLVSSWTTPGGNDEMIHVYLATGISAAEAAHAREDEEADIRVEWVPLADAVDAVLDGRMHNGILSIGVMAASLRRAGRG is encoded by the coding sequence ATGACTAGCCTTCACGACGAGCCCTTCGAACCCGAGGTGCTCTCGAGCGACCTCGCGTTCGCGGGCGCCGTCTGGGATGTCCGCGACGACCGGGTGCGCTACGGCGATGGGGAGATCCGGCGCCAGTACGTGGCGCACACCGGTGCGGTCGCCGTCGTCGCCCTCGATGATCAGGACCGGGTGCTGCTGATCCAGCAGTACCGGCACCCGATCCGCCACCGCGACTGGGAGCTGCCCGCCGGCCTGCTCGACATCCCCGGTGAGGACCCGCTGCTCGCCGCGCAGCGCGAGCTCGCCGAGGAGGCCGACATCACCGCCCGCGAGTGGGAGCACCTCGTGTCGTCGTGGACCACACCGGGCGGCAACGACGAGATGATCCACGTGTACCTCGCGACCGGCATCTCGGCCGCGGAGGCCGCGCACGCCCGTGAGGACGAGGAGGCCGACATCCGCGTCGAGTGGGTGCCCCTGGCGGATGCCGTCGACGCGGTGCTGGACGGGCGGATGCACAACGGCATCCTCTCCATCGGCGTGATGGCCGCCTCGCTGAGGCGCGCCGGCCGGGGCTGA
- a CDS encoding CTP synthase, with translation MNSSVAGPKNDTTKHIFVTGGVVSSLGKGLTAASLGNLLTARGLRVVMQKLDPYLNVDPGTMNPFEHGEVFVTDDGAETDLDIGHYERFLGINLSRAANVTTGQIYSQVIAKERRGDYLGATVQVIPHITDEIKRRMRLQATEDPRPDVIITEVGGTVGDIESQPFLEAARQLRHELGRDSVFFAHVSLVPFMGASGEQKTKPTQHSVAALRQLGIQPDALVLRSDRPVSESNRNKIALMCDVDTEGVINTVDLPSIYDIPSTLNEQGLDAYIIRRLGLSDRAGEVDWTRWNTVLHAVHNPKHEVTIGLVGKYIDLPDAYLSVTEALKAGGFAQETKVNIRWIASDTCETPEGAARELGNLDGICVPGGFGIRGIEGKLGALRFAREQGIPALGLCLGLQCMVIEYGRNVAGIAGASSTEFDPETAEPIIATMAEQVEILDGGDLGGTMRLGLYEAALAEGSLARELYGSATASERHRHRYEVNNSYRGRLAEAGLVFSGLNPELDLVEYVELPRDVHPFYIATQAHPELRSRPTAPHPLFRGLVGAAIERHRSSELFSEDD, from the coding sequence ATGAACTCTTCTGTTGCGGGGCCCAAGAACGACACCACCAAGCACATCTTCGTGACAGGCGGTGTCGTTTCGTCGTTGGGGAAGGGCCTCACCGCGGCGAGCCTGGGCAACCTGCTCACCGCCCGCGGACTGCGCGTCGTGATGCAGAAGCTCGACCCCTATCTGAACGTCGACCCGGGCACCATGAACCCGTTCGAGCACGGTGAGGTCTTCGTCACCGACGACGGCGCCGAGACCGACCTCGACATCGGACACTACGAGCGCTTCCTCGGCATCAACCTGTCGCGCGCTGCGAACGTGACCACCGGGCAGATCTACTCGCAGGTCATCGCCAAGGAGCGCCGCGGCGACTACCTCGGTGCGACGGTGCAGGTCATCCCGCACATCACCGACGAGATCAAGCGCCGCATGCGCCTGCAGGCGACCGAGGATCCCCGTCCCGACGTGATCATCACCGAGGTCGGCGGCACGGTCGGCGACATCGAGTCGCAGCCCTTCCTCGAGGCCGCGCGTCAGCTGCGCCACGAGCTCGGCCGCGACAGCGTGTTCTTCGCGCACGTCTCGCTCGTGCCGTTCATGGGCGCCTCCGGCGAGCAGAAGACCAAGCCCACCCAGCACTCGGTCGCAGCCCTGCGCCAGCTCGGCATCCAGCCCGACGCGCTCGTGCTGCGCAGCGACCGTCCGGTCAGCGAGAGCAACCGCAACAAGATCGCCCTGATGTGCGACGTCGACACCGAGGGCGTCATCAACACCGTCGACCTGCCCAGCATCTACGACATCCCGTCGACGCTGAACGAGCAGGGCCTGGACGCCTACATCATCCGCCGCCTCGGTCTGTCCGACCGTGCCGGTGAGGTCGACTGGACGCGCTGGAACACCGTGCTGCACGCCGTGCACAACCCCAAGCACGAGGTCACCATCGGCCTGGTCGGCAAGTACATCGACCTGCCCGACGCGTACCTGTCGGTCACCGAGGCCCTCAAGGCGGGCGGCTTCGCGCAGGAGACCAAGGTCAACATCCGCTGGATCGCCTCGGACACCTGTGAGACCCCCGAAGGCGCGGCTCGCGAGCTGGGCAACCTGGACGGCATCTGCGTACCAGGTGGCTTCGGCATCCGCGGCATCGAGGGCAAGCTGGGTGCGCTGCGGTTCGCCCGCGAGCAGGGCATCCCGGCCCTCGGCCTGTGCCTGGGTCTGCAGTGCATGGTCATCGAGTACGGCCGCAACGTCGCCGGCATCGCCGGCGCCTCGTCGACCGAGTTCGATCCCGAGACGGCCGAGCCGATCATCGCGACCATGGCCGAGCAGGTCGAGATCCTCGACGGCGGCGACCTGGGCGGCACCATGCGCCTGGGCCTGTACGAGGCGGCCCTCGCCGAGGGATCGCTGGCCCGCGAGCTGTACGGCTCGGCCACGGCATCCGAGCGCCACCGTCACCGCTACGAGGTCAACAACTCCTACCGCGGCCGTCTCGCCGAGGCGGGGCTGGTGTTCTCGGGGCTGAACCCCGAGCTCGACCTCGTCGAGTACGTCGAGCTGCCGCGCGACGTGCACCCGTTCTACATCGCCACCCAGGCGCACCCCGAGCTGCGCTCGCGCCCGACGGCACCGCACCCGCTGTTCCGCGGACTGGTCGGGGCCGCCATCGAGCGGCACCGCTCCAGCGAGCTGTTCAGCGAAGATGACTAG